AATACGTGGCAGTTTGCGGCGCTGGCCTTTGCCACCGCCCGCGCCGGTGTGGTCCTGGTGCCGATCAACTTCATGCTCGGACCCGACGAGGTGGCCTACGTGCTGGATCACAGCGGCGCCACCGCATTTGTGGTCCAGGACGCGCTGGTTCCGGTTGCCGAGGCCGCCATGAAAGCGGCGGAAACCGACGTCGTCGTTGTCCGTTCCAGCATCTGCAGCGGTCCGGTGCCGGCTGGCTGGGAGGATGTGCAGGATTGGTTCGCATTCGGCGGCGGGACAACGGAGCCTCCCCTGGTGGCGGATGATGATCCGGTGCGGCTGATGTACACCTCGGGCACGGAGTCACGGCCCAAGGGGGCTCTGATGTCCAGCCGGTCGCTGATGTGGGAGTACGTCTCCGCGGTGGTTGACGGCAACATGAGTTCCGATGACGTTGATCTGCACACGCTGCCGCTGTATCACTGCGCCCAGCTGGACTGTTTCCTGGGCCCGGACATCTATCTCGGTGCCACCAGCATCATCCTTCCGGCACCCGACCCGGCGGCCATCCTGGCAACCATTGAACAGGAAAAGGTCACTAAGTTCTTCGCTCCCCCGACGGTTTGGATTTCCCTGCTGCGCTCGCCGCGGTTCGACACAGCCGACCTGTCCTCGCTGCGCAAGGGCTACTACGGCGCATCCGCTATGCCCGTACAGGTGTTGAAGGAGCTGCAGGAGCGTCTGCCGGACGTGCGGTTCTGGAACTTCTACGGCCAGACGGAAATGGCGCCGGTGGCCACCATCCTCGGTCCGGAGGACCAGCTGGCCCATGCCGGGTCAGCGGGCCGGCCGTCGCTGAACGTGGAGACTGCCGTGGTGGATGATGAGGACCGGCCTGTGCCGGCCGGCACCGTCGGCGAGATCGTACACCGCAGCCCGCACGCCACCCTGGGCTATTACCGCGATCCTGAGCGGACCGCCGAGGCTTTCGCCAACGGCTGGTTCCATTCGGGTGATTTGGGGTATTTCGACGACGAAGGCTACCTGAGCGTGGTGGACCGCAAGAAGGACATGATCAAGTCCGGCGGAGAGAACGTGGCCAGCCGTGAGGTGGAGGAGGCCATCTATCTGCTCGACGGCGTTGCCGAAGCTGCAGTGTTTGGGGTCCCCCATCCGCACTGGGTGGAAGCCGTCGCCGCGGTGGTGGTTCCGCGGCCGGGCGTTGAGATGATGCCGGAAGAGGTCATGGCGCACACCCGCAGCCTGCTGGCCGGTTACAAAACACCCAAATACGTGGTTATCGCCGAGTCGCTGCCCAAAAACCCCAGCGGCAAAATCGTCAAGCGGCAGTTGCGCGATCAGCACACAGGACTGGGTACTGTGGTGGCGTGAGACGGATCACACTCGATAACCGGTAAAAGGAAGCGCACCTCCATGGAACACAGGTACCTCGGCAACAGCGGGCTCAAGATCTCCGAAATCATCTACGGAAACTGGCTGACCCACGGCTCCCAGGTGGAGAACGACATCGCCACCGAGTGTGTCCGTGCCGCACTGGAAGCCGGGATCAGCACCTTCGACACCGCTGATACCTATGCCAACACAGCCGCGGAGACGGTCCTGGGTGCCGCCCTGAAGAATGAGCGCCGGGAATCGCTGGAGATCCTGACGAAGGTGTACTGGCCCACTGGTCCTGCCGGACACAACGATTCCGGCCTGTCCCGCAAACACATCATGGAATCCATCAATGGTTCCCTGCGGCGGCTGCAGACGGACTATGTCGACCTGTACCAGGCGCACCGCTATGACTCGGAGACGCCCCTGGAGGAAACCATGCAGGCCTTCGCCGACGTCGTACGGCAGGGCAAAGCCCTGTACATCGGTGTCAGCGAGTGGAACGCCGAGCAGCTCCGTGCCGGACAGGCACTCGCCAGGGACCTGGGATTCTCCCTGATCTCGAATCAGCCGCAGTACAACATGCTGTGGCGGGTCATCGAGGCAGAGGTGGTTCCGGCGTCGGAAGAGCTGGGTATTTCACAGATTGTCTTCTCCCCCATGGCCCAGGGTGTCCTCAGCGGCAAGTACAAGCCGGGAGCGGACCTGCCCGAAGGCAGCCGTGCCACGGACTCCAAGGGCGGCGCGAAGATGATTAGCAGGTGGATGAACGACGACGTGCTGGCCGGTGTGCAGAAACTGCAGCCGATTGCCGATGAAGCCGGCCTGACGATGGGCCAGCTGGCTGTCGCCTGGGTGCTGCAGAATCCGAACGTGGCGGCCGCTATCATCGGCGCCTCCCGGCCGGAGCAGGTCACCTCGAATGTCCAGGCGGCGGGAGTGGAACTTAAACCCGATGTCCTGGCCCGCATAGACGACGCCGTGGGCTCACTTGCCGAGCGTGATCCCGCAAAGACCCATACCCCGGAGAGCCGTCCCTCCTAGATGCCTGATGAACACTTGAAGACACCGCCTCCGCTGGCTGGCCGCACGGCAGTCATCACCGGAGTCAGCCGGCGACGAGGGATCGGCTTTGCCGTAGCGACCCGACTGGCACGGATGGGCGCGAGCCTTTATCTGGCGCACTATTCCCCGCACGATGCGGACCAGCCATGGGGCGCAGACTCGATTGACGACGTCGTCGGCGCACTGCAGGGCTTCCTCACCGACGGGGCGCAACTGGAGCACGCCAGCATCGACTTGGCGGATGCCGGCGGTGCGGAACAGCTCATTCGAAACGCTGCCGCTGCCCTGGGACATCTGGACATACTGATCTGCAACCATGCGCGCAGCGGCGGTGACGGAGCGCTGGCGGAGATGACAGCCGAGAAGCTCGATGCCCACTGGCAGGTCAATACCCGCTCAACCCTCCTGGCCACCCGCGGGTTTGCCCGGCAGCACGACGGGCGCCCCGGAGGGCGGGTTATCTGGATGACGTCGGGGCAGATCAACGGCGGGATCATGGAGGACGAGATTGCCTACGCAACGTCCAAAGCCGCTCTGGCGGGGATCACCCCATCGGTGGCAGCGGACCTGATCCGCCGGGGAATTGTCCTTAACACCGTGAACCCCGGCCCGGTGAACACAGGCTATCTGGACCTTGAGACCGCCGACCGTTCCCCGGAAGTCGTTGCCGGGGTCCTTTCGCGGTTTCCCGGCGGCCGCTTCGGTGAACCGGATGACCCCGCCCGCCTCATCGCTTGGCTGGTCAGCGACGAGGGACGGTGGATGGTGGGACAGGTGCTCACCAGTGACGGCGGGTTCCGCTAAACAGTCCCCCGGGAATTACCGGGGTTTAGCCGGAAGCTAACCAGGTCTGGAAGGGTGTAACCAGGTCTAGAAGGGTGGCGGGTCGTCGCCGTAGTCGGTTGGGTCCGGGTCCGCGGCCGGTCCCTGAGACGACCGTCCGATTGCAGCGGGTCCCGCGGCTTCCCCATCTGGTCTCCCGTCTGGTCCGGCGCTAAGTCCTGTGGCCAGGGTGAGGTGCGGATCGGTCCGGTAGGTCCGGCCTCCCGGTGACGTCCACTCAATAATTCCGGGACTGTGTTGGTGTGCTTTCCAGAAGCCCCGGGACTTGAACATGTGATGCCGCTTGCACAAGTGCTCCAGGTTGTCATGATCGGTGCTCCCGCCGTGGGACCAGGGTTTGGTGTGATCAATTTCGGCGATCACGGCGTTGGTCCGGCATCCCGGGAACCGGCAGGTTCCGTCCCGGGCCCGCAGCCAGCGCTGCAGCCCGGCAGGTACTTTCCGCCGCCGCCCGACCCGCAGGATCTCGTCAGTGGCCGGGTTTCGTTCCACCGGGGTCCAGTGCGCTGCCTGCCGGGCCAAACGGCGGGCAGTTTCGGGGCTGATCGGCCCGTATCCGTGCAGTTCGGCAGGCTGTTCATCAGCACCGAACAGGGTCTCGGCGGTGATCAGGACCAAGATCTCGGTGCGGGCCCGGGCACGTGCCCGGGCATGGTTGTCCTTGGTACCGCGGCTGTCCCTGACCCTGTCCCTGCGGTCCCGGTCGCCCGGGCCGTTGCCGTTGTGGCCGGCTTGGGTGTTCCGCCGGTCTTTGTCGCCAGAGCCGGGGTTGCATCTGTCCCCGTCACCGGTGTCCGCTTCGCTGGCAGGCTCACTTCGTTCGAGGTTATGGCTGTGCGTTGCATCCTCGTCACCGTCGAGCAGGTCAGCCAGAATGTCCGCCCGCAGCTGATCCACTCCCCGCGGATCCCCCGCACCCTGCTCACCCCGCGCCGCCGTGGTCAGCTGCGTATAAACCAGCTGCGCCCTCGCAGCCGGCAACAACGCCGACAACCACGACATCCCGTCCTCATCCGGCACCAAACACACCCGCCGGCGTTCAAAAGCACTCTTATGCCGGACCGGAACGGTCTCCGGATACCGATTCTCCCGCAACCTTCTGGCCTTCACCCGGAACTGGGACGATGTCTGCCCCGCACCCGCGGCCTCCAGCAGGGAAGCCTCGAAGGCGGCCAGTTCGGAGTCTGGGACGTTCTGGGATTGGTCCAGCACCGTCTGCACATGCCCGTAACCCAGGGCCCCGTCCTCCAGCCGGGCCAGGGTTGAGGTGTGGGTGGTGCACAACCGTCCCGCCTCACTCATCAGCATCTTCGCGGTGTTCGTGGGAAGGTGCAGGATGGCTGCGGCTTCCTCCGCGGCCAGGCTAAAGGTCAGGGTCGGATCTTCCCGGCCAACATCTTCGAGCAGCTCATCACGGAAGAGGGTTTCCATCCGGTGCAGCACCTTGGCCTGCTGGGCCTGCGCCCACCGCACCAACGCATCCAACCGGGACAACACCACACTGGCTTCATCCTGGGTCAAGGCCTCCGCACCCTGCAGGACCAACGAACCGGTAAGACCGTCGCGGTACGACGGATCTATGTGAGCGGTACCGGGATCCCTCGGGGCACTGTCCGGCTCAGCGTTGTAAATCGACAGGCTCGGGCCGGCATGCTGCCCGGCACCGAATGCTTCACCGGTGCCGCCGCGTCGAAAAGATCCGTTCTGATCCATGACTTCAGGCTGCCACCTGCCACCGACATTTCCGTCCCGAAAACAGCCCCAAAAGCGCCCAAAACAGAGACTTTCGAGAGCTCAAGATACCCGTCTTTTCGGAAGAACTACTTGGGAAAGGGAGCGCTTACCTGCGGAGCAGTCGCCAGAGGATGCACATCTGGGTCATTGAAGGGCTCGGTCCCAGCACAGCCAACCGAACCAACACAAAAGCGTGGACCACCCCCTGAATAACCAGGAGCCGGTCCACGCTTCGTGCCTGAGAGTCAGGAAGCTTCGAAACCCGTCAGCCCGCGTGAGCCACGGCAGGAACCTTCAGCAGGTCCTCCTTGGCCGGACGGATCATAAAGAAGCCAATCGGTGCGGCCAGAAGAATCGCCGCACCTGCCCACATGAATGCCGACGAATATCCGCTGACCAAGGCACCGGCCTGGGCTCCGGGGAGCACCTCGTTGCTGCTGAGGTACGCCGTCATGGCGGCGGTATAGATAGCCGTGAACAGGGCCGTGCCAATGGAACCGCCAATCTGCTGTGTGGCGGAAACAGCGGCACTGGCAACGCCGGCGTCGTGCTCGTCAATCCCGGCGAGCGCAACGTTCTGCAGCGGAACAAAAATCATCGCCAGGCCGAAGCCCAGAAGAATCAGCCCGGGCAGGACCTCCAGGGCGTAGTTGCCCTCCACAGTAATGAAGGACAACCAGAAGAGGCCGACAGCGCCAACCACAGGCCCCACCGTCATCGGCAGGCGGACACCCGTGCGGGGCAGGAACTTGGACAGCACGCCTGCACCAGCGGTGATAGCGAGCGTCATCGGAAGCGACGCCAAGCCGGACTTCAGCGGTGAGTAGCCCAGGACAATCTGGAAGTAGAAGACGAGGAAGAGGATTCCGCCCAACAGGGCTGCGCCGGTCAGGGCCGAAATCAGGAAAGCACCGCCGCGGACCCGGTTGGCCAGCACGCGCAGGGGAAGCAGCGGGTTGGATACCTTGGATTCCACAAACACGAAGGCAGCGAGAACGACGGCGCCGGCTGCCAGGAAGCCGATGGTTTCCACCCGCGCCCAACCGTTTTCAGCCTGGGCGAAACCGTAGACCAGCGAGGCGAGTCCGGCAACGACGAGGATGGCACCGGGAAGGTCGTAGCGAGTGTTGCCGTGGGCCTTGCTCTCACGGATCAAAGGCAGACCGGCAGCCATGGCGACGACGGCGATGGGGACGTTCACGAGCAGGCACCAGGTCCAGGAAGCGTACTGCGTCAGGACGCCGCCAAGCAGCAGGCCGATGGCTGCACCGCCGCCGCCAATCGCGCCGTACACGGCGAAGGCTTTGATACGGTCCTTGCCCGACGGGAACGTGATGGTCAGAATTGCCAGCGACGCCGGTGCCAGGAGTGCAGCAAACGCACCCTGCAGGCCACGGGCGGCAAGCAGCATTTCAGTACTGGAAGCAAAGCCGCCCAGCGCTGAGGCAAGGGCAAACCCAAACATGCCCACCATGAAGGTGCGCTTGCGGCCCCAGTAGTCCGCGATGCGTCCGCCAAGAAGCAGCAGGGACCCGAAGGCCAGGGCGTAAATGGTGACTACCCAGGTCCGGTCGCCGTCGGACATGCCGAGATCCAACTGGGCGTCCGGCAGGGCGATGTTGACGATTGTCCCGTCAAGGACCACCATCAGCTGGGCCAGGGCGAGAACAGACAAGAGGAGCCAGCGGTGCGGATGCGCCGAGTGGTCAACGGCCGGAGGCGATCCGGCGGGGGTGGTGCGGTCCATGTACGGGAAATCCTCATTCAAAACGAACTGGTTGGTTGGCTTAGCTAGACTACAGGCATGAGAAGCGACGGCGAAGCAACACGGGCCAGAATCATGGCTGCAGCACGGACTGAGTTTGCCCGGTATGGACTGGCCGGCGCACGTGTGGACCGGATAGCCGCGGAGGCCAAAGCCAGCAAGGAGCGCCTCTATGCCTACTTCGGCGACAAACGCTCGCTCTTTGCCGCTGTGCTGAAGGACAACCTGCAGGAAACTACGGATCAGGTTTCGAGGGACGCCACAGACTTGCCGGGATTCGTCGGCGCGATGTTTGACCACGCCGTGGAAGAACCCGAGCACCTGCGCATGCTGGACTGGGCACGGCTTGAAGAGGAGCCCAACCTGCTCCCGCCGACACCGTGCGGCCGACCAGGCCCCCGCAACGAAGACATCGTCAGCGCCCAGAAACAAGGCCTCATCGATCCAGACTGGGACCCGGACGAGTTAATGGTTCTGCTCTTCTCCCTGGCCACGGCCTGGGCACAGTCACCTGAAACCCTCTTCACGGGAAAGCCGGAAGGGTCCGGCAAATCACGGGACCGGCGCCGAAAAGCTGCCGTTGCCGCGGCCCGCCGCCTCCTGGAGCCAACGCCGCAGACCCAACAGAGGCACTGACCGCGAACGGGTGACACCAGCTACCGCAATACGGCGACTTGGTTCATTGGCTCATCCCCCGTGCATTGCCATACTGGGAAAGTCTTCGCACGATTCCTCCTCTGCCGAAAGGCCACCCTGTGCCAGAGCGAACCATCGTCATCACCGGGGCAAGCGACGGCATCGGTGCCGCAGCAGCCCGCAGCCTGCACAGCTTAGGCAACCGGGTCGTCGTCGTCGGCCGGTCGCCGGAGAAGACCGCCGCCGTAGCCCGGGATCTGGGCGGCGCCGACTATTACTTGTCGGATTTCTCCCGACTCGACGACGTTCGCGCCTTGGCTGCCACACTGCTGGAGCGCTATCCGCGCATCGACGTCCTCGCCAATAATGCCGGCGGCATCATGGGCCGGCGTGAAGAAACCGAGGACGGCCACGAAAAGACACTGCAGGTGAATCATCTGGCCCCGTTCCTGCTCACCAATCTGCTGCTGGACCGGCTGACGGAATCACAGGCAACCGTCGTCAACACGTCCAGCGCGGCCAACAGCATCTTCGCCCGTTTCGATATCAACGATCTGGAGTCCCGCCGAAACTACACGCCCAACCGCGCGTACGGAAACGCGAAGCTGGCCAACATCCTGTTCACCCGGGAACTGGATGCCCGGTACCGTGCCCGGGGCCATTTCAACCGCAGCCTTTCATCCCGGCGCGGTGGCAACATCTTTCGCCGCTGAATCCACCACAATGATGCGCCTGGTGTACCGGACGGTCCTCAACCGATTCCTGATTTCCCCCGAGCAGGGCGCAGAAACGCTGGTATGGCTGGCCACTGCGGACCCGGGACAGGACTGGCAGCCCGGCAAGTATTACTACAAGTGCAAAATCTCCACCGCCAATAAGGACGCTTACGACGCAGCCCTGTCCGCCCGGCTGTGGGCAGAAAGCGCCCGGATGGTGGGACTGCCGGACGACTGACGGGTCGTGGCGGGGCTTGGCCTCTGTTACCCGCGCACAGGCTTGGCTACCGTTGGAGAACGGGGGTGGCCGCCGAGGAGTGAGCACCTATGTACGACTCATCCGGCATCAACGTTTCAGTGCCGCCGTCCGGGCCGGGCTGCGTGGAATGCAGTGCGGACGG
This genomic interval from Arthrobacter sunyaminii contains the following:
- a CDS encoding fatty acyl-CoA synthetase, whose translation is MRIGADAASSRLWGYRVSVSPLLSLSRSQTLGDLPRRSAQRFPTRTAVVDGTTRLTFADFERAVAAAASALQAHGIAPGDRLALLSRNTWQFAALAFATARAGVVLVPINFMLGPDEVAYVLDHSGATAFVVQDALVPVAEAAMKAAETDVVVVRSSICSGPVPAGWEDVQDWFAFGGGTTEPPLVADDDPVRLMYTSGTESRPKGALMSSRSLMWEYVSAVVDGNMSSDDVDLHTLPLYHCAQLDCFLGPDIYLGATSIILPAPDPAAILATIEQEKVTKFFAPPTVWISLLRSPRFDTADLSSLRKGYYGASAMPVQVLKELQERLPDVRFWNFYGQTEMAPVATILGPEDQLAHAGSAGRPSLNVETAVVDDEDRPVPAGTVGEIVHRSPHATLGYYRDPERTAEAFANGWFHSGDLGYFDDEGYLSVVDRKKDMIKSGGENVASREVEEAIYLLDGVAEAAVFGVPHPHWVEAVAAVVVPRPGVEMMPEEVMAHTRSLLAGYKTPKYVVIAESLPKNPSGKIVKRQLRDQHTGLGTVVA
- a CDS encoding aldo/keto reductase family protein — translated: MEHRYLGNSGLKISEIIYGNWLTHGSQVENDIATECVRAALEAGISTFDTADTYANTAAETVLGAALKNERRESLEILTKVYWPTGPAGHNDSGLSRKHIMESINGSLRRLQTDYVDLYQAHRYDSETPLEETMQAFADVVRQGKALYIGVSEWNAEQLRAGQALARDLGFSLISNQPQYNMLWRVIEAEVVPASEELGISQIVFSPMAQGVLSGKYKPGADLPEGSRATDSKGGAKMISRWMNDDVLAGVQKLQPIADEAGLTMGQLAVAWVLQNPNVAAAIIGASRPEQVTSNVQAAGVELKPDVLARIDDAVGSLAERDPAKTHTPESRPS
- a CDS encoding SDR family oxidoreductase codes for the protein MKTPPPLAGRTAVITGVSRRRGIGFAVATRLARMGASLYLAHYSPHDADQPWGADSIDDVVGALQGFLTDGAQLEHASIDLADAGGAEQLIRNAAAALGHLDILICNHARSGGDGALAEMTAEKLDAHWQVNTRSTLLATRGFARQHDGRPGGRVIWMTSGQINGGIMEDEIAYATSKAALAGITPSVAADLIRRGIVLNTVNPGPVNTGYLDLETADRSPEVVAGVLSRFPGGRFGEPDDPARLIAWLVSDEGRWMVGQVLTSDGGFR
- a CDS encoding HNH endonuclease signature motif containing protein — protein: MDQNGSFRRGGTGEAFGAGQHAGPSLSIYNAEPDSAPRDPGTAHIDPSYRDGLTGSLVLQGAEALTQDEASVVLSRLDALVRWAQAQQAKVLHRMETLFRDELLEDVGREDPTLTFSLAAEEAAAILHLPTNTAKMLMSEAGRLCTTHTSTLARLEDGALGYGHVQTVLDQSQNVPDSELAAFEASLLEAAGAGQTSSQFRVKARRLRENRYPETVPVRHKSAFERRRVCLVPDEDGMSWLSALLPAARAQLVYTQLTTAARGEQGAGDPRGVDQLRADILADLLDGDEDATHSHNLERSEPASEADTGDGDRCNPGSGDKDRRNTQAGHNGNGPGDRDRRDRVRDSRGTKDNHARARARARTEILVLITAETLFGADEQPAELHGYGPISPETARRLARQAAHWTPVERNPATDEILRVGRRRKVPAGLQRWLRARDGTCRFPGCRTNAVIAEIDHTKPWSHGGSTDHDNLEHLCKRHHMFKSRGFWKAHQHSPGIIEWTSPGGRTYRTDPHLTLATGLSAGPDGRPDGEAAGPAAIGRSSQGPAADPDPTDYGDDPPPF
- a CDS encoding MFS transporter, with translation MDRTTPAGSPPAVDHSAHPHRWLLLSVLALAQLMVVLDGTIVNIALPDAQLDLGMSDGDRTWVVTIYALAFGSLLLLGGRIADYWGRKRTFMVGMFGFALASALGGFASSTEMLLAARGLQGAFAALLAPASLAILTITFPSGKDRIKAFAVYGAIGGGGAAIGLLLGGVLTQYASWTWCLLVNVPIAVVAMAAGLPLIRESKAHGNTRYDLPGAILVVAGLASLVYGFAQAENGWARVETIGFLAAGAVVLAAFVFVESKVSNPLLPLRVLANRVRGGAFLISALTGAALLGGILFLVFYFQIVLGYSPLKSGLASLPMTLAITAGAGVLSKFLPRTGVRLPMTVGPVVGAVGLFWLSFITVEGNYALEVLPGLILLGFGLAMIFVPLQNVALAGIDEHDAGVASAAVSATQQIGGSIGTALFTAIYTAAMTAYLSSNEVLPGAQAGALVSGYSSAFMWAGAAILLAAPIGFFMIRPAKEDLLKVPAVAHAG
- a CDS encoding TetR family transcriptional regulator yields the protein MRSDGEATRARIMAAARTEFARYGLAGARVDRIAAEAKASKERLYAYFGDKRSLFAAVLKDNLQETTDQVSRDATDLPGFVGAMFDHAVEEPEHLRMLDWARLEEEPNLLPPTPCGRPGPRNEDIVSAQKQGLIDPDWDPDELMVLLFSLATAWAQSPETLFTGKPEGSGKSRDRRRKAAVAAARRLLEPTPQTQQRH